CAGCGCCGGTAAAGCCCGGCGATGCCCCGGCGCAGTTCCGGCAGCCCGAGCGCCACCGTATAGCCCAGCGGCCGGTCCAGCGCCGCCGCCAGCGCCCGGCGCGCCCCCTCGGGCGCGGGGGTCGAGGGCTGGCCGACCTCCATGTGGATGATGCGGCGGCCTCCGGCCTCGGCCTTGCGGGCGGCCTCCATCACATCCATGACGATGAAGGGATCCACCTGCCCGCGACGGGATTGTCTCATGTCAGCCTGCCTCGTGGTTTTTGCCGGGTATCGGGCCTGCGGACGGCCCGGTCAAGCCCGCGTGATGCCCCGGCCGGCCGCTTGCAACACCGCGCGCAAGCGGTCAAGTTGCCGGGAACCGGAGAGGATTGTTCCATGAAAGCCCTTGTGACCGCCGCGCTGATCAGCGCCACCGCCCTGCCCGCCCTGGCCTTCGACCCGGCCAATATGACCGAGGCCGAGAAGGCCGCCTTCGGCGAGGCGGTGCGCGACTACCTGATGGCCAATCCGGACGTGCTGATCGAATCGATCAACGTGCTGGAGGAACGCCGCCTTGCCGACGAGGCCAGGAACGACGAACTGCTGGTCGAGAACAATCGCACGGCGATCTTCGACGACGGCCACAGCTGGGTCGGCGGCAATCCCGAGGGCGACGTGACCCTGGTCGAGTTCGTCGATTACCGCTGCGGCGTCTGCAAGCGGGTCAGCCCGGACGTGGAAAAGCTGATCTCGGCCGATGGCAACATCCGCTGGATCGTCAAGGAATTCCCGATCCTGACCCAGGAAAGCGACATGGCCGCGCGCTTTGCCGTCGCGGTGCAGCAGGAGGCGGGGCCCGATGCCTACAAGCAGGCGCATGACGCGCTGATGGAATCGCGCGGGCCGGTGAACCTGGAAAGCCTGACCAAGCTGGCCGGAGACCTGGAGCTGGACAGCCAGGCGGTGCTGAACCGGATGAACACCGAGGAGGTCTCGGCCGTGCTGCGCAAGAACCACCAGCTGGCCGAGCAGATGCGGATCATGGGCACCCCCACCTTCATCATCGGCGGCGAGATGCTGCGCGGCATGCCCACCGAGGGGCTGGAGGGCGCGATTGCCCGCGCACGCGCGGCCAAGGCCGAGGGCTGAGGCTGCGCCGCCTGGGCGGGTTGCGCGGGCGGAATGGGTATTTGAGGAACGAAGAAGCACGGGGCGGCTCGCGAGGGCCGCCCTTTCGCCTATTCGGCGGCGGCTTGCGCGGCCTCGAGTTCGGCGGCGCGTTTCTCGACCAGTTCGACGATATGGTCGACCATCTGCTCGTTGGTCATCTTGTGGTCCTGCTTGCCGGCCAGATAGACCATGCCGGAACCCGCGCCGCCGCCGGTGAAGCCGATATCGGTCATCAGCGCCTCGCCCGGCCCGTTCACCACGCAGCCGATGATCGACAGGCTCATCGGCGTCTTGATATGTTCGAGGCGCTTTTCCAGGGTCTCGACCGTCCTGATCACGTCGAAGCCCTGGCGCGCGCAGCTGGGGCAGGAGATGATCTGCACGCCACGGGTGCGCAGGCCCAGGGATTTCAGGATCTCGAACCCGACCTTGACCTCCTCGACCGGATCGGCCGAGAGGCTGACCCGGATGGTGTCGCCGATGCCCATCCACAGAAGGTTGCCCAGGCCGATGGCGGATTTCACCGTGCCCGACACCAGCCCGCCCGCCTCGGTGATGCCCAGGTGGATCGGCGCGTCGGTCGCCTCGGCCAGCTGCTGATAGGCGGCGGCGGCGAGGAAGACATCGCTGGCCTTCACGCTGATCTTGAATTCGTGGAAATCGTTGTCCTGCAGGATCCTGATGTGGTCGAGGCCGGATTCCACCATCGCATCCGGGCAGGGCTCGCCGTATTTTTCCAGCAGGTGCCGTTCCAGGCTGCCGGCATTCACGCCGATGCGGATCGAGCAGCCATGGTCGCGGGCGGCCTTGATCACCTCGCGCACGCGGGCAGCGTCGCCGATATTGCCGGGATTGATGCGCAGGCAGGCGGCGCCGGCCTCGGCGGCCTCGATGGCGCGGCGGTAGTGGAAATGGATATCGGCCACGATCGGCACCGGGCTTTCGCGGCAGATCTCGCGCAGGGCGCGGGTCGAGGCTTCGTCGGGGGTCGAGACGCGGACGATGTCGGCGCCGACGTCGGCGGCGCGGATGATCTGGTCCAGCGTCGCGCGCACGTCCGAGGTGTCGGTATTGGTCATGGTCTGCACGCTGATCGGCGCGTCGCCCCCGACCGGCACGTTGCCGACCATGATCCGGCGCGACTTGCGCCGGTCGATATTGCGCCAGGGGCGGATCGGATTATGCGACATGGCTGGTGCCTTTTCCTGCGCCAGGGGCGGCTTCACCCGTCAGAAATAGGCCGATCCGGCCAGACGGGCAAGCCATCCGGTCCCGGTCAGGCGCGCGATGCCGCATCCGTGACCCCGGATTCATGCTCCGGCGGCCATGACCCGGCGCCCGGTCAATCCTGCGCGGGGGCCTGTTCCGGCGGCTCGGCCGATGCCAGGGCGACCATTTCGGCCAGCTGCGGATCCTTGCTGAGATCGGCAAAGGCATATTGCGCCGTCAGCGCCGTCGGCGAAAGCTCGACATTCTTGACCACCTTGGCGCCGGGTGCGGCCGGGCCGTAGGTGCGGCCGTTGACCGCGAAATAGACCGCGCCGGAATTACCGGCGCGCAGCACCGGCGGCGCCTCGAGCTTGGGCAGGGCGAAACGCTCGCCCGCGTCCATGGTCTTTTCCAGCAGCACCGTGCCGTCGGCCGAGGTGACGCGCACCCAGGCGGGACGGGCGGCAAGGATCTCGATCTCGGGCGCATCGGGGGCAACGGTGCGCACAGCCGCCTGTTCGGGCGGCATCTGCGGGCCATAGACCCGGTCGTGGACCGCGGCGCTGCGGGTCGCAGGCACGGCGCCTTCCGGCTTGGGCGTGGAGGTGTCCAGCCGCGGGTCGATGGCGGCGATGGGCCCGTCGCGGGCGACCAGCACGGGCAGTTCCAGCGCCTGCGGCCGGTAGGTACGGTCCAGCCCCTCGGGGCGCGGCAGGTTGACCTGGGCCGATTCGACGGTTTCGGGCTCGGCCGCCTCCTGCACCGGGTCCAGCGCGGCGATCACGCCGGGCGCCTGCTCGCCGGGGGTCAGGTTGACCTTCTGCACCTCTTGCAGCACGGCCCAGCCGCCATAGCCCAACCCGCAGGCCAGCACGACCATGACCAGCAGCGAGCCGATGGCCCGCGGCTCGATCGAGCTCCAGATGCTTTCCTGCCGGGGCAGGAAGATCGGATGCGGATTGGCCAGCGCCTCGGCCGGGTCCGAGGGGCGGCGCTGCGGCTTCGGCCCGGCGGCGGCGGGGGCCATGCCATGCGTGGGCTGGAAACCCGATTCCTGGCAGAAGCGGCGGAAGGTCCAATCGGCATCCATGCCGAGATAGCGGGCATAAGAACGCACGTAGCCGGCGATGAAGCTCGGCGTGTCGAAGGCGGAAATGTCGCAATTCTCGATGGCGGCGACATAGGAGGCGCGAATGCGCAATTCGCGCTGGACATCCAGCAGCGACTTGCCCAGCGTGGCCCGTTCGCCCCGCATCAGATCTCCGAGACGAATGTCAGGATCGTCGAAACCGGGCGGCAAGGCCGCCGGCTCCTCATGGCCATTGGACGGGGGGTTCCCCCTTAGCCCGATCATTGCGCCTGCCCCATACTTTGCTGCTCGTCCCCGCGAATCGGAAGACTCTCAGAACTTGATTAAAGCAAGGTTATCACGGGCGCGAGAGGTCTTCACCCCGAAACCGTCTCAGGCAGCCGAAGTTGAACGGTTCAGTTTGCACTGCGACCAGAGGCTGTCCATGGCCTTCACCAGGTGGTCGATCTGCTTGGGGTCATGCACCGGCGAGGGCGTGAAGCGCAGCCGTTCCGTGCCGCGCGGCACGGTCGGGAAGTTGATCGGCTGCACATAGATGCCGAAATCGGCCAGCAGCATGTCGGACAGCGCCTTGCAATGCACCGGGTTGCCGACATGCACCGGCACGATATGGCTGCCATGGTCCATGATCGGCATGCCCAGCCCGCGCAGCCGCATCTTCAGGATGCGGGCGTTCAGCTGCTGCTGGTCGCGCAGCAACTGCCCCTCGGCCGTCTTGAGGAAGGCGATCGAGGCCGCGGCGCCCGCCGCCACCGCCGGCGGCAGCGAAGTGGTGAAGATGAAGCCCGGCGCATAGGAGCGGATCGCGTCCACCATCTTGGCCGAGGCGGCAATATAACCGCCGAAGACGCCGAAAGCCTTTCCCAGCGTGCCGTTGAAGATGTCAATGCGATGGCTCAGCCCGTCGCGCTCGGCCACGCCGCCGCCGCGGGGGCCATACATGCCGACGGCATGGACCTCGTCCAGATAGGTCAGGGCGTTGAACTCGTCCGCGAGGTCGCAGATCGCGGCGATGGGGCCGAAATCGCCATCCATGGAATAGATCGACTCGAAGGCGATCAGCTTGGGCGCCTCGGGATCGTCGGCCTCCAGCAGCTCGCGCAGATGCGCCACGTCGTTGTGGCGGAAGATGCGCTTGGCGCCATCGAAACGCTTGATCCCCTCGATCATCGAGGCGTGGTTCAGCTCGTCCGAATAGATGATGAGGCCGGGAAACAGCTTGCGCAGGGTCGAGAGCGTCGCGTCATTGGCGGTATAGGCGCTGGAAAAGACCAGCGCGGCCTCTTTCCCGTGCAGATCGGCCAGTTCCCCTTCCAGGCGCTTGTGATAGACGGTGGTGCCCGAGATGTTGCGCGTGCCGCCGGAACCCGCCCCCGTGGCATCCAGCGCCTCGTGCATCGCCGCCAGCACCACCGGATGCTGGCCCATGCCCAGGTAGTCGTTCCCGCACCATACGGTGATCTGGGTCTCGGTCCCGTCGGGACGGGTCCAGACCGCCTGCGGATAGGCCCCCTTGCGGCGCTCGATGTCGATGAAGGTGCGATAACGACCCTCTTCGTGCAGCTTGCCGATGGCCTGATCGAGGGCGGCTGAATAGTCCATCACGGATCCCTTGCCTTGCTTGAACTTGCTCGCTTGGGGGATCATGCTGCGATCCCGCGGGTCATACCTTGATACGCATCAAGCCAGAGAAAATACAGCGTAAAAATGTCGCACCCATACCAAGATGACAGGCATTTTCTCTGATAAAATCAATCAGGAAAGGCGAAGGATGACGGACAATTCCAGAATCGGCGAAGTACTTTCAACGCTGGACGCGGGGCTGCCCCAGGCGCTCGACCGGCTGATGGAATTTCTTCGCATTCCCTCGGTCTCGACCGACCCGGCCTATGCGGCCGAGGTGCGGCGGGCGGCGGAGTGGCTTTGCGCCGAACTGACCTCGCTGGGCTTCCAGGCCGCGTTGCGCGACACGCCCGGCCATCCGATGGTGGTCGCGCATTCGCCCAAGGGCACGCGGCGGCCCTTGCTGTTCTATGGCCATTACGACGTGCAGCCGGTCGATCCGCTGGAACTGTGGCACCATCCCCCCTTCGAGCCCC
This Paracoccus pantotrophus DNA region includes the following protein-coding sequences:
- the hemA gene encoding 5-aminolevulinate synthase, with translation MDYSAALDQAIGKLHEEGRYRTFIDIERRKGAYPQAVWTRPDGTETQITVWCGNDYLGMGQHPVVLAAMHEALDATGAGSGGTRNISGTTVYHKRLEGELADLHGKEAALVFSSAYTANDATLSTLRKLFPGLIIYSDELNHASMIEGIKRFDGAKRIFRHNDVAHLRELLEADDPEAPKLIAFESIYSMDGDFGPIAAICDLADEFNALTYLDEVHAVGMYGPRGGGVAERDGLSHRIDIFNGTLGKAFGVFGGYIAASAKMVDAIRSYAPGFIFTTSLPPAVAAGAAASIAFLKTAEGQLLRDQQQLNARILKMRLRGLGMPIMDHGSHIVPVHVGNPVHCKALSDMLLADFGIYVQPINFPTVPRGTERLRFTPSPVHDPKQIDHLVKAMDSLWSQCKLNRSTSAA
- the ispG gene encoding flavodoxin-dependent (E)-4-hydroxy-3-methylbut-2-enyl-diphosphate synthase — its product is MSHNPIRPWRNIDRRKSRRIMVGNVPVGGDAPISVQTMTNTDTSDVRATLDQIIRAADVGADIVRVSTPDEASTRALREICRESPVPIVADIHFHYRRAIEAAEAGAACLRINPGNIGDAARVREVIKAARDHGCSIRIGVNAGSLERHLLEKYGEPCPDAMVESGLDHIRILQDNDFHEFKISVKASDVFLAAAAYQQLAEATDAPIHLGITEAGGLVSGTVKSAIGLGNLLWMGIGDTIRVSLSADPVEEVKVGFEILKSLGLRTRGVQIISCPSCARQGFDVIRTVETLEKRLEHIKTPMSLSIIGCVVNGPGEALMTDIGFTGGGAGSGMVYLAGKQDHKMTNEQMVDHIVELVEKRAAELEAAQAAAE
- a CDS encoding helix-turn-helix domain-containing protein, encoding MIGLRGNPPSNGHEEPAALPPGFDDPDIRLGDLMRGERATLGKSLLDVQRELRIRASYVAAIENCDISAFDTPSFIAGYVRSYARYLGMDADWTFRRFCQESGFQPTHGMAPAAAGPKPQRRPSDPAEALANPHPIFLPRQESIWSSIEPRAIGSLLVMVVLACGLGYGGWAVLQEVQKVNLTPGEQAPGVIAALDPVQEAAEPETVESAQVNLPRPEGLDRTYRPQALELPVLVARDGPIAAIDPRLDTSTPKPEGAVPATRSAAVHDRVYGPQMPPEQAAVRTVAPDAPEIEILAARPAWVRVTSADGTVLLEKTMDAGERFALPKLEAPPVLRAGNSGAVYFAVNGRTYGPAAPGAKVVKNVELSPTALTAQYAFADLSKDPQLAEMVALASAEPPEQAPAQD
- a CDS encoding DsbA family protein, yielding MKALVTAALISATALPALAFDPANMTEAEKAAFGEAVRDYLMANPDVLIESINVLEERRLADEARNDELLVENNRTAIFDDGHSWVGGNPEGDVTLVEFVDYRCGVCKRVSPDVEKLISADGNIRWIVKEFPILTQESDMAARFAVAVQQEAGPDAYKQAHDALMESRGPVNLESLTKLAGDLELDSQAVLNRMNTEEVSAVLRKNHQLAEQMRIMGTPTFIIGGEMLRGMPTEGLEGAIARARAAKAEG